CGCAAACAGTCACGACTGTATTCTGCCACACGCATCATGCGTTCTTTGTTCACGGCATAGCTGTGTGGGTTACAGTTTTTCAGCATCTGTGCCATCCACTGCAACTGCCACATACTGCCATCAATATTGATCGCCAATGGCGCATGATGCTGGAACATCCACTTCACGGCTTTGAATGGAATGCCCGGCGCTGCCCACGGGGTTGAATATCCTGGAGAGATTTGGCCTGCATTACCAAAACTGGTTTCTTTGGCAGGCCCTGATTGACGGTCAAGTACCGTCACTTGCGCACCTTGTTGTGCAAGATAATAGGCACTTGCCACACCAATGACGCCACTTCCTAAAACAATTACGCGCATAATAGATCCCTCAAGCACACACTAGGTTATTTAACTAGTATATTTTTGGATCAATAGTTTTTTTCACTGATTTTATCGCTATAATCTAGGTAATTTAATGTTTTCGTCACGGAAAAATTAAAATAAAAGGGAATAAATGATGCGTAAATTAGACCGTATTGATCGCCTGATTTTGGACATTTTGCAACGTGAAGGCCGGATTGCCATCAGTGAATTGGCGTCACGGGTCAACTTATCCACCACGCCTTGCTCAGAGCGGGTCAAGCGTTTGGAACGTGAAGGCATCATCATGGGCTATTACGCCCGTCTCAATCCAGAATATGTGGATCGCAACTTGTTGGTGTTTTTGGAGATCAAACTTTCAGCTAAATCGGGTGATGTATTTGATCAGGTGGCTCGGGATTTAGTCGATATCCCCGAAGTACTGGAATG
The DNA window shown above is from Acinetobacter colistiniresistens and carries:
- a CDS encoding Lrp/AsnC ligand binding domain-containing protein; translation: MRKLDRIDRLILDILQREGRIAISELASRVNLSTTPCSERVKRLEREGIIMGYYARLNPEYVDRNLLVFLEIKLSAKSGDVFDQVARDLVDIPEVLECHLISGEFDYLVKARLKEMSAYRRLLGDLLKKLPASASSHSYVVMEEVKESLYLDMGV